One genomic window of Carassius auratus strain Wakin chromosome 14, ASM336829v1, whole genome shotgun sequence includes the following:
- the LOC113113817 gene encoding protein FAM196B-like isoform X2 — protein MGRRAADTSNAVPALEVPLAGGRAVLSQKWGALCSVGVQTSPGLRSLPSMKKRTQTVSTANGPTAETMSLDRVRRCEVNGSLVDKTVSRNHVAQDRTSQESDVYCQIKANPNQSGLRGSLKRTPRYVNGSIVAPEVVGGVCSEGAESEEARQQSQTMIRECRRGQSLKGEAARPATCSYNTPPRPCRMMTSSPRLCASCGRRQSQAPPCMAPACRKRAASQVQASMTLPTPPRKSCSPRLQKRNSTVGQPTYAQIPNHTLQNACSTPSQSNKKDAQTETSTQFEKPNNDSTTHKTQHTQTRVKTESTAQHAPQDAKDKCATTQTHKSPMSKPIGCESQATPTPPPKKDLKPIQVKSKPAPPELLISSGTEPKPQTPPPPPSEPKNETETDSKDTHPPATDNIPQCKGAPGVLHGLLQNVEENLLYNQEKIKVLLNVIQDLEKNKAMSEGRCSYRTGQDINNCSTCQKTACIIYRLTKPHFTR, from the exons ATGGGCCGACGGGCAGCTGACACATCCAATGCGGTGCCGGCACTGGAGGTGCCTCTAGCTGGTGGTCGGGCTGTCCTGTCTCAGAAATGGGGCGCTTTGTGCAGCGTTGGCGTCCAAACATCGCCGGGTCTCCGCTCACTTCCCTCAATGAAGAAGAGGACTCAAACTGTCAGTACGGCCAATGGACCGACTGCCGAAACAATGTCGCTAGACCGGGTGAGGCGTTGTGAAGTCAACGGGAGTCTTGTCGACAAGACAGTATCCAGGAACCATGTGGCACAGGACAGGACGTCCCAGGAAAGCGATGTGTATTGTCAAATCAAAGCAAATCCAAACCAATCTGGACTAAGAGGGAGTTTAAAAAGAACCCCTCGGTATGTTAACGGAAGTATTGTTGCGCCAGAAGTGGTGGGTGGAGTTTGTAGTGAAGGGGCGGAGTCTGAGGAAGCAAGGCAGCAGAGTCAAACAATGATACGTGAATGTAGGCGGGGTCAGTCACTGAAAGGGGAGGCAGCCAGGCCAGCCACCTGCTCGTACAACACGCCCCCTCGCCCATGTCGCATGATGACATCATCTCCCAGACTTTGCGCCAGCTGTGGGCGGAGACAATCTCAAGCCCCACCCTGCATGGCGCCTGCTTGTCGCAAACGAGCTGCCAGTCAGGTTCAAGCAAGCATGACTCTTCCGACACCACCGAGGAAAAGCTGTTCGCCTCGCTTGCAGAAAAGAAACTCAACAGTTGGACAGCCAACGTATGCGCAAATTCCGAATCACACTTTGCAAAATGCATGCTCCACCCCTTCACAATCCAAcaaaaaagatgcacaaacagAGACATCGACACAGTTTGAAAAACCCAATAATGACTCGACGACACACAAAACGCAACACACGCAAACACGTGTCAAAACAGAATCAACCGCACAACATGCACCACAAGATGCAAAGGACAAGTGTGCGACTACGCAAACACACAAATCTCCCATGTCTAAACCGATTGGCTGTGAGTCCCAAGCCACACCTACTCCTCCACCCAAGAAAGACTTGAAACCAATACAGGTCAAAAGTAAACCAGCACCTCCAGAGCTTCTGATTAGCTCAGGGACGGAGCCTAAACCACAAACCCCGCCTCCTCCTCCATCAGAACCTAAAAATGAGACGGAAACGGACTCTAAAGACACCCACCCACCTGCAACAGAcaatatcccacaatgcaaaggTGCACCTGGCGTTCTACATGGACTGCTGCAAAATGTAGAAGAAAACCTGCTGTATAATCAGGAAAAGATCAAAgttcttctcaatgtcattcaggATCTGGAGAAGAACAAAGCAATGAGTGAAGG GCGTTGTTCTTACAGAACAGGTCAGGACATCAACAACTGTTCAACCTGCCAGAAAACAGCCTGCATTATATACAG GCTGACAAAACCTCACTTTACACGGTGA